One Salvia miltiorrhiza cultivar Shanhuang (shh) chromosome 6, IMPLAD_Smil_shh, whole genome shotgun sequence genomic window, TTCTTGTAGTGTTTAGATTTgtattactttttcttttttcttttttagacgAAAGAACGAAAAGATTTTATTCAAGACAGATCTTCCTCAACAACTTCCCGCAGCCAAATTAATTAAGTGTGACCCTTTTCTTTTCCCTCGTTTTATGTTTCAGGAGGAAAATGTGATCGTTAATGCTTAAGTTAGGTAGAGCATGAAACTGTTAAATTatgattattaatattaatattataaagaCTAAATAGCATTACAAGTTACCATTATATACTACTACAATTGGTCAATATTTGAATCTCGAATCTTGTTTATCGAATATTTTTAGTATGGAATTGAATCTCGAATCTTGTTTATCGAATATTTTAAGGTTCATGAACTTAatcctatacgaactttctaaatttatatttatagtcaaaatattaattactccctccgtccccaaaataagttcctctttggggacggcacgggttttaaggaaaatggtaaattgtattgatagtggagaaaaatatgttataattagtattgggagtggtgaaaaggtgaaaaggtgaaaaagtggtataattagtattgggagtggtgaaaaagtgaaaagtaagaataaataaagtattattagtggtggggtagttgtccaaaaatagaaagaaagaaagaggaacttatttgggggacgtcccaaaatggaaaaagaggaacttatttcagggacggagggagtattattttttttaaatataattcattcAAAATACATACTACaataatttacattttcaaGTTGAATCATTTTACGAACGTGTTCACAAGcaaacgagccgaatactactaagctcaagtttggtttgtttatttatcgaattttttaaacaaatttaaacgATTTTTTTTGGAACCGAGCTCTTAATAATTTGCGAGCTGCTTAatttgtttacagccctacaTGGCGGCATCTTGTGGAATCAACAGTTCCAAATTTTGAAACACATACAATTctataaaatttgaataaaataaactttaaaaaattgattatgGAACACAATTCTTtaaaattctatatatataggggaagactacggtataaacacttcttaacatataaacgaactaattaaaatatatgaattctatgtaaaacacatatgaatttgctgtttaaatgtataaattgtgaaaaataatttttttctaccTATAGGTTTCAAACTCgagaccatgaattcattcaacaaggtgatgaattaactgtagattttgatgatctaaggactgaaaatagTTTCTATATTTTATATGCTAAAAGGTATTTTTACTTTAGCCTACCCCTATATATGGATACATGTCGGATGTAGGtcgcctatatatatataatatatatacatacatatatacatatacatacatatatataggctacCTGTATCCGACATGTATCcatacaaaataattttttgttgttgttcaCACTAACCCATTAACTTCGTATGTATTAGTATCGCGCTATCACACCGTGTTAAAAGTTGTGTGCCTTAATTGGCTCAGGCTATTTTTGGTACAATCCAAGTGGATTGTACCTATTTTAGGTTCAAAATTTTTAACCCTAACTCTTCATCTTTAGTGTTTAAGCTAGCCCATCAGGCCAGAAAATTTacgaaaaaaatttaatatgtagtataaatttttatgataactatattcttttaataaaaaaataggtCATGTTATCGAGATACTTAATATTGTATTATATGCAAAAATGAATATTATATCAACTTTAACTTACATAAATTTTGATAAGCATCTAAAATAACGTCTTATTatgaaattaagaaataaaaaagtagTTTAATTGATAATTTTAAGATGAAGTTTTTCTCCGGGCTAGTTCTATCGGGCTCAGACTATTTTTAGTTTGATCTTATCATATTTAATGTTTTTCCGTCTTGAATTTTTTGATCGTAACccttatttttttctcaaattatttcgGCCTCCGTCAATTTTGAATTGGACTGGCATCTGTAAATTTCCACCTAATGATTTTCTCGAAGTATTGATTAAACTTACGAATTTCGGTTTGAACTGACATGCATCCCTAAATTTCCACTCCAAATTTCCACATAATACTCTATTCATTATGACACTTTTTGTGGGcataactttttataaaatggttaattacttataaatatataaactacAACCAAATTTTGGTTTAAACCAGATCTATTTTTctggtaaaaaaaatattactacctctgtcccataaaaatatgaataattttcctttttcacatgtctcataaaaatatgcatagccCATTATAGTAATATTAATTCTCTCACTAAATATCACAATTAATGTGAGACTATTTCTCCCCTCACAGTAGACTTTACaagatttcttaaaactcgtgtcgtcccatactatgcatatttttatggaaaGGAAGAACtataaactttaaattatttgGAATTTGGCCTGACTTCCAAAGTTTGCTGGTcaataacttgattgtctgGAATCTGATGGATTATTCGAAGGTACCGTTGAAAACCTTTTGATGATATATAATTCTCTAATGATACTCATATTGTTGGATTTTGATCACCGAAAGTAgtcgaaaaaaaagaaaaaatatagagtttcACAATATCAACTTTCATGCCATTTTTCGACCTCTTTAAGTGATTAAAATCCAAcaatattataattatcattagaaagataacGTCACGAACTTTCCAACGTTACATTCGAATTGTCCATCAAACTCCCGACAATCAAGTTATTAGCCAACAAACTTTGGGCTCAtgtcaaatttcaaaatttggttaaaaatcaaaatttgaatataattcgtgtatttataggtAATTAACCCTTCATAAAATGAGTGGTGGtttttatgtagtggagaaatggtctcaTGCACCATacgaaatgagtggttgagattgaattaatgatgatttttttaaaaaaaaataagggatattTGTGaggataaaagataaaaatatatatataatcatattttaaaaataaaagtatcatattttttatggacagaGGGAATAATAAGCAAttctaatttattcaaaaagcaACAGAGTAACTCCAAGTTTCCACATAATAATAAGCCATtgtgatttatttaaaaagcACCAAGAGATATTGAGCAACTTCcactacaatattttttttattagtgaCATGAGGCTTGATAGCCAAttcatgtcataaaaattattggCGTTTGAAAATGTaactattaattagtaattagctACATTATCAAATGccattaatttttatgacacacatATAATAGCTATCAAGTCTCATGTGActagtagattttttttttgctagtgtccacaaaatttgaaaagcaataaacaaaaaataagctACGTACACTACAATATTGAACATGAATTGGCTGCTTCCTACCAAACGAGAGGGATAtataaagatagagagagagccgTTACAGATAACATTGAGAAAAATTAACAACATACGAAAATATCTCATAATATAAATACAACAATCTATTTAAAATGATTAAAGAGTATTACAGTACCATTTGATTAGGATtataataaatgaataatatcaATGTAAAATGACCAAtcaataattttcatatatttctATGAAAGTAGACAGTTTTAACTAAATTAGTTTTTAGTTAACTCATAAGAGCACCTCCAATGCATGGTGTCTTAGGGGGTGTATTAGATGGTGGTCTCCACTTAAGACACATCCCTCTTCAATGCATTGGTGCTTAGAGGGTGTCTTAGAtctccatttccacaaaattcatatttctacacttttatttttaaattctcaatttcattaaaaataaaattaaacattacaataattaaaataaaattaaaaacataattaaaataagataataaaataaaaaataaaaataatttcctaatttaaataagccctcgacgcttgagcacttcttggactaggTGGTTGTACAAAGTCAATTGTGCCTCTGTCATACCCGTCGTGtccttgttcaagagcttcatattcatctcctcccgtttcatctcggcttgcatttttttgacctcggcgatttcccccgttttgagagcatgctccctcatgctttcggccaccttctcgaggGCGTCGGAGAACGTTGAACCTCCTCCCGAAGACCCTTCTCCCTTCTTCGCCTTGCCCTTGTCTTGCTTTGCCGCTTTTTGGCGTTGGGGCCTCGTCGTGACACTCGGCTCCGAAGAAGTGGTGGTTGCTccaccatcggagcccttcgacttCTTTGCGGAGTGGACATCCCCAGCTTGCGACATGAATCTTTCGCATTCGCGAAGCACTTTTCTAGCTTTGATGTAGGagaattgcttcttgaaattcgCCTCGAACATTGTCTGGGCTTGTTGGGTGATTTAATCGTCGCTCATACCACTCCCCCAATTCTCCTTGCAAGTGTTGTAGAAGCCCTCGAAGAATTTCGTCTCCTTTTGGACACGGGCGAAGTGGGACTTGAGATGTTCCGGCTTTCGCGGCGGCGCTCCCGACTCATTGAGCGCGTTGAACTTCTCCGCGattgctccccaatattggagcaaccTTTGGGAGGTCCCCAAAATAGGATTGTGAGTTGCCTCCGCCCACAAGATTGCCACGAGCTCGGACTCCTCGCTAGAATATGAAGCGCGGGTGCCCTTGGCTTTCGGCCTAGCCGCCTCCGGCTCTTCTTGGACGTTGACGTGCGCCGCAGGCGTGGGAAGATTTCCCGTAGCCAAGACATTGGAAGCTTGCGAAAAtggagcaaaccccatcatCGGAAGCCTCGAACCACCGCCTTGTTGCTCGAGGTATTCATCGAATTCGCGATCCATTAAAAGACAAATATAGAagagagaattgtagttgagaTGAGAAAATTTTTGAAGAGAAATTTGTAGTTGAGAAAGTGGTGAATTTTATATTGTGAaagagtggtatttatagaagggaaaaaaagaaaaaaaaaacaaaacaaaacaaaaatagtTGTTCAGCAACGgtcgaatttaaaaaaaatcaaacggctaaatttattaaaaatcagatttttgattttttttttaaatggggcGCGTCCCCCTTCGCCCCGGGTTTCCACTTCGACACGCCCTCGCATCAGGTCGGCTCTCCAGCGCGGCCACCCTCCCAGCGCCCCGGATCGAACCCCCCGGTGGAGATGCTCTAAGAACTAGTAATTGGTGAGCAGTCAGGTCTCGCTTGCATCCCATGTGAGGGTTGTGTAGCGGTGGCAGCAGACTTATTAATTTCcctcttaattaattatcattctACAACatggtgtgtgtgtgcgtgggcgtggaatattttttaaatatgtaACAAAGATATTACGCTTAGTTGGAGTGTCAGAATATTGAGACCTCTCTCTCAACAAAAATGCACAtgattattcttttattttgtttttcgttTATTAAAATTCTGGAATGAACGAATTGATGTGATTTTACATAGATAACCATGTACGATAAAGACGATGAAGGTATTGAGCAGTAAATAAATAAGGATGGGTATATATGAATATGAATGAGAAAAAGTTTAACAACAAAATGATTGTGGGGAGAGAGGCGTCGCTGTCCTTTGCCTCACCCGGCCGGCTGCATATATAATACTAACACAATTGCAATATACTATATGCTGCCTCCATGCAACTATATATCTCAAGATGCACGtacaaattctctctctctctctcatatatatatgtgtgtagggcgattcaaataaaaattttgtgTATTTTAGTAACTAATTAACTAAAAACCAATATGTACCAATACCATTGATCATATGATCGATTGTCATAAAATGAAGTATTATGAGAAAAGTACAATATTTCGTGTGGAAACTAATTGTGAAAATATCCATTTAGGGTGTCTTTTCTttagttgataaatttatcgTAAAAgaatgagggataacaaaattTTCTCCCTTTCAATCCCCTCtcattttccctcattttctataaaTTAAGAGAATTTCGCTACTTCTCATTCCTTCTTTTCACTCCAagaaggaataatattatccctccatttttagtgtgataatattatccatcattcaagtgaaaaaaaatgaatgcgAAATGAGAAATGCTATTAtaaagaaaatgagggaaaataaaTAGGGGATTTAAAGGaagaattttttgttatccctcattttctctcatgataattttatcaatcaaagagaacacaccttTAGTCAATATCTAAGAACTTGATTGTTTTTAATATTAAGCAGCCGAAGAACAATAATTAAGCTCATGTTTGGTTGGATCTTTTTGGAGCTTGGAaatagattcaattaattgaatctattACTTAGTATTTGGTTTGGATATAATGAGTTAACTATATATTACTCTTATTTGgggttacccctcaaaatagaggaaaaacaaaataaaggtAATTCCTTACTAGTGATTCATTTctattgttaaaccaaacacttaataaaaataacagtTATTGTTAGCATTCCTCCCCTTTAACAAGTTACGAGACTAAAAACATATTTATCCAGGGTTGAGCGTGAGCGACATCAACTTGTAGATAACAGTATGTATGTATAGATGGtttatttgattattaatttgtttattgGAGTTTGTTAGATTTTAATCGTACAACTAGATACAACCATAATTTGTACTTGTAATTTTTCAGAAAGAACtaattaagaattttcatatatatataattacgaaccaacaaaaatgcatgaattttatgtataacacgcatgaataaactgtataaaggtatgaattgcgaaaaataattttttgctacctttgggattcgaactcaggaccatgaatttatccaacaaggtgatgaatcaaccgtagatcttgatgatctaagggctgaaaatggttcctaatttatattttaagaagcgtttttattttagccttcccatatatatatatatatatatatatatatatatatatacagagaggttcaagaaataaccactaaataaaagaagaacggagaaccattttcagccattcgatcatcaagatctacggtggatgcatcatcttgttggatgaatgcagatcctgggttcgaatcctgaatggagcaattttttatatttttttgagtgcattaattttaacagtgaatgtattaatttttacagttgatgcattagatttgatggttctcacgttctcacaaataatgtagttctctctagaaccacaccctatatatatatatatatatatatatatatatatatagggatgggctaaaataagagcatttcttaagatataaaataagaatcattttcagccattagatcattaggatctacggttgatttgttgtcatgttggatggatttatggtcctgagttcgaatcccaaaggtagcaaaaatttatttttcacaattcatacctttatacagcgaattcatatgtattctacataaaattcatacattaaaaattgctcttatttcttattttaagatgtgctctcacggtagcccacccatatatatatatatatatatgtatatatatatatatatatatatatataggggaggactaaaataagtacacttcttaagatataaaataagaatcattttcagcccttagatcatcaagatctacggttgattcatcatcctactggatgaattcatggtcctgagttcgaatctcaaaggtagcaaaaatttatttttcgcaatttacctttatacaacgaattcatacgtgttctacataaaattcatacatttttcttagttcttaattcttattttaagaggcgctctcacggtagccctcccatatatatatatatatatatatagtatccaCTCCCCTCATAATATATAGGTCCAAATCTGGACCACACAATGGGGCCACGTGGCTCACTAGGAGTGCACCACGTGGCAACAGCCTCCCAAGACATTTCaaaattgacactataagattgtaaatgatactataatattttaaatgacactataagattgaaaatgacactataacattataaatgttataatgtcatttatataatcgaatagtgtcaattatagacagtgtcatttgtataaccgaaatAGTGTCATATTTACACGATTTAAGTCAGGATGCGATAGTTAGTGATCCCTCACAAACTATAGGGCTCTGATCCAGAtatgataataattaaattaaagtaaGAATGAAAATTATAAACTAGGATGCAATAGTAAGTGATCCCTCACAAAATTGATGGAAAAGACATGACAAAAGGTGTAAAGGGGCTCTTAACCCTATGTGTGGCCATGAAATGTACTAATTATCGCATATATTTCAGATCATTCTTCACTAATCAATTGCATAATCATTTGATTTATGAGTAGTAAAATAGAATGACAATTTTAAAAGATAGGGTTGTGTGAAATGGTCGTGTGGTAGCATTCGACTCCCTTCCTTTGTCTTTTTACTACACTTGTTTGTTTGGTTGCCATGAAGTCACGTGAATGCCTGCAGCCTCAATTTCCCCCCTTCGCCTTCCCCTTCCCTTTATAACACCCTCTTACCTCACCTCATTAGCCCCTTTTACACACACATCACACACTACTTCCTCAACACCACTTCCATTTTCCTCGAATTGGATCAACAAAGGAAAACATTTGCCCTTTTCTTCACTcatcttttttgttttcttactCACAAATGAACTTAAACTCTCCCCCTCCTTCACATTTTCCTATGCACCAAATTACTAGTCATGACAATGATCATGAGCACCCCTTCCTCCCAAATCGATCCTCTTCTGTCTCTTGTCATTTTTTCTTCGATCCCACTCGCGATCACGCCGGATTCTACGATCATCCCCAACTCTACCAACCTACTCATCATATCGCGGTACGTACACatatttcttctttctttctttttttcaaaaaaaagtgAGAGTAATAATTGTAGTCTGTTTTGATCTTAGGGTGATCAGAACTACGGGTACCACGGCGGATCAGCATACGAGACGAAGAGCGTGGACGAGAGCAGCCTCAAGTTAACCTTATGGAAgaaagaagatgatgatgagcTCCAAATTAGcagtaataataatagtaacCCTATGAGATGGATGTCTTCGAAGATGAGGGTGATgcagaagatgaagaagacgGATCATGATCGCGCTGCCGCGGTTAAGACGACGGCACAGCAGCCTTCGTCGTCATCTGCGGAGACCGACTTGAGCAGCAACAGTTCCTCTTACAACAATAACAGTCCAATTAGGGTTTGCTCCGACTGCAACACTACCAAGACCCCTCTCTGGAGAAGTGGTCCCAAAGGCCCTAAGGTAATTATAAAaccttttcttatttatttaagggattttcacaaataaaatcacaatctATCtcaaatttgcaattttaacgtaaCTTTTGAAATAAGGTGAATTTAATCACCACATATTCAATTTTTGTAATCTCGTCcccttattttctttttcttttttctgtcgCCGGAATACTGAGTTGGAGTACATACGTTTGTGTTTGGGTTTCTCACAGTGTCTTTTGGGATGTTCGTGTGTCAcagcaaaaaaaaatgaaaagttaaGTACGATGTTTGTGTATATGAATAAAACacgttttaattttattcagcAATTTTATTGCAAATGACGTTGTAAAATTGGGGGAACGGAATTGCAAAACTTGAAAAGGTGATAGATTCAATTCACCACACTTCAAAAATCACGTCAAACTTATAATTTCAAGataatttgtgattttatttgccgaAACCCCTTTATTTAATCAATTATATATCAATCTTTAAAACTTATCAAATTTATCCTAGTCATCATTTCAGTTTTTTTATCGATTTTACCATGAGAGCAAGCTCATATCAAGCTATTGAATCGTGACGTGAACGACTTGTTATGATTAACCCTAAACGGGATTATATGTTACTCAATAAATCGAGGAAAAATTAAAACGAAGAttatttgtataattttatttttatatatttgcagTCGCTATGCAATGCGTGTGGTATCAGGCAGAGGAAAGCGAGGCGAGCCATGGCCGCAGCGGCCAATGGCGCGGCTGCTAACGGCGGCGGTCAGCCACCGGCAATGAAAATCAAGCTGCAGCAGAAAGGGAAGAACGGGCAGGCCGCGTCGCAGCTGAAGAAACGGTGCAAGACATCGGctgtggcggcggcggcagcgggtGGGAACGTGCAGAAACGGATTGGTTTCGAGGATTTCTTGATAAACTTGAGCAAGAATTTGGCGTTTCACAGAGTGTTTCCAGACGACGAGAAGGATGCTGCGATCTTGCTCATGGCTCTATCTTCTGGCCTCGTTAatggttgaattttttttcatttttattttggtttCTTGATCGAGATAATTAAGCAGATTAGGGTTAATGTGAGAAAATGTG contains:
- the LOC130988447 gene encoding putative GATA transcription factor 22, encoding MNLNSPPPSHFPMHQITSHDNDHEHPFLPNRSSSVSCHFFFDPTRDHAGFYDHPQLYQPTHHIAGDQNYGYHGGSAYETKSVDESSLKLTLWKKEDDDELQISSNNNSNPMRWMSSKMRVMQKMKKTDHDRAAAVKTTAQQPSSSSAETDLSSNSSSYNNNSPIRVCSDCNTTKTPLWRSGPKGPKSLCNACGIRQRKARRAMAAAANGAAANGGGQPPAMKIKLQQKGKNGQAASQLKKRCKTSAVAAAAAGGNVQKRIGFEDFLINLSKNLAFHRVFPDDEKDAAILLMALSSGLVNG